The following proteins come from a genomic window of bacterium:
- the rsfS gene encoding ribosome silencing factor: MKKTALKGTVRKRKASSRELANLCVKMAEERKAFDITVMKVKNISSIADYFVICSGRSEKHVDAIGDFIEKELKDRNIICLRSEGIGSSRWVVKDYGDVIVHIFYHEIRQRYSLERLWGDAEFL, encoded by the coding sequence TTGAAAAAAACGGCTTTAAAGGGAACTGTTAGAAAGAGAAAGGCCAGTTCGCGTGAACTGGCTAATCTATGCGTGAAAATGGCGGAAGAAAGGAAAGCTTTTGATATAACGGTGATGAAAGTAAAGAATATCTCATCAATTGCGGATTATTTTGTTATCTGCTCCGGCAGGTCCGAGAAACACGTTGACGCAATAGGAGATTTCATAGAAAAAGAGCTTAAAGACAGGAATATCATCTGCCTAAGAAGCGAAGGCATAGGCAGTTCAAGATGGGTCGTAAAAGATTATGGTGATGTTATAGTCCATATTTTCTACCATGAAATAAGACAGCGCTACAGCCTGGAGCGTTTGTGGGGAGATGCTGAGTTTTTATGA
- the argS gene encoding arginine--tRNA ligase, whose protein sequence is MKIELKEIIAGAILSCYRDLIGNEECRIPENISVDFDVPKNRDHGDLTTNFAMKYASSAKKRPIELSRMICDRVSSSGIEGLKKIEPAGPGFINVFLEHEVFYNVVLEVLDKREKYAVSDTGRGRKVIIEFVSANPTGPLTVAHGRQAAVGDALARLLANSGCEVFREYYLNDRGRQIEILGKSLYSKYMKLCGREYPFPDDGYKGSYIDDLAKKLYSEKGPEFSGISEKTIEFMCDYAKNNILEWIKKDLADFSVEFNSYFSEKKFSETGKVEKAIKLLEKKGLVYEKDEAIWFNSRKYGDDKDRVMVKSSGEWTYITPDIAYHKDKLDRGFNLLIDLWGPDHHGYIPRMKAAVQAMGFDADCLKVVIIQLATLYQGKNKLSMSTRQGEFISLREVMDEVGIDAARYFFLMLNTDSHLDFDLELAKKKSAENPVYYIQYTHARICSMLEKYNEKFGHDYIPVVRPEILEELTNREEKDLIKKISVFPSAAELAASLLEPHRIHVYLTELASLFHSYYHKDSKKFRVIGEKEDNITLARMALVSAVKIIIASGLGLLGITAPEKM, encoded by the coding sequence ATGAAAATTGAATTGAAAGAAATAATAGCCGGGGCTATCCTCTCCTGTTACAGGGATCTTATCGGGAATGAGGAATGCCGGATACCGGAGAATATATCGGTTGATTTCGATGTCCCCAAAAACAGGGACCATGGCGATTTGACCACCAACTTTGCGATGAAATACGCGTCTTCCGCGAAAAAGCGTCCGATTGAACTGTCCAGGATGATTTGTGATCGTGTTTCTTCCTCGGGCATTGAAGGGTTGAAAAAGATTGAACCGGCCGGGCCCGGTTTTATTAATGTTTTTTTGGAACATGAAGTTTTTTACAATGTCGTCCTGGAAGTGCTGGATAAGCGCGAGAAATATGCCGTTTCTGACACGGGCAGGGGAAGGAAAGTAATAATCGAGTTTGTCAGCGCTAATCCTACGGGCCCCCTTACGGTTGCCCACGGCAGACAGGCTGCGGTAGGCGACGCTCTGGCAAGATTGCTTGCTAATTCGGGCTGCGAGGTTTTCAGGGAATACTATCTCAATGACAGAGGCAGGCAGATAGAGATTCTCGGGAAATCATTGTATTCGAAGTATATGAAACTTTGCGGACGGGAATATCCTTTCCCCGATGACGGGTATAAAGGCTCTTATATAGATGATCTGGCAAAAAAACTTTATTCCGAAAAAGGGCCGGAGTTTTCCGGGATATCCGAAAAAACGATTGAATTCATGTGCGATTACGCTAAAAATAACATCCTGGAATGGATTAAAAAAGATCTTGCGGATTTCAGTGTTGAATTTAATTCTTATTTCAGTGAAAAGAAGTTTTCAGAAACAGGAAAAGTCGAAAAAGCGATAAAATTACTTGAAAAAAAAGGACTCGTTTATGAAAAAGACGAGGCTATCTGGTTTAATTCGCGGAAATACGGTGATGACAAAGACAGGGTTATGGTTAAGAGCAGCGGCGAATGGACATATATAACACCCGATATCGCGTATCATAAGGATAAACTGGATAGAGGCTTCAACCTTTTGATAGATTTATGGGGTCCTGATCACCACGGTTATATTCCGCGTATGAAAGCGGCGGTCCAGGCAATGGGATTTGATGCCGACTGCCTTAAAGTGGTAATAATCCAGCTGGCCACACTTTACCAGGGAAAAAATAAACTTTCAATGTCTACGAGGCAGGGTGAGTTTATTTCTCTCAGAGAAGTAATGGATGAGGTTGGAATTGATGCCGCAAGATATTTCTTCCTGATGCTGAACACGGACAGCCATCTCGATTTTGACCTTGAACTGGCGAAAAAGAAATCGGCGGAAAATCCTGTGTATTATATCCAATACACGCATGCCAGAATTTGCAGTATGCTGGAAAAATATAATGAGAAATTCGGCCACGACTATATTCCTGTTGTACGGCCCGAAATTCTTGAAGAGCTTACCAACCGGGAAGAAAAAGACCTGATTAAAAAGATTTCCGTATTCCCTTCTGCCGCCGAGTTAGCGGCTTCTTTGCTTGAACCCCATAGGATTCATGTGTATCTGACAGAGTTGGCATCCCTGTTCCACAGCTATTATCATAAAGATTCAAAAAAATTCAGAGTTATCGGAGAAAAGGAAGATAATATTACTCTGGCCAGGATGGCATTGGTCTCGGCCGTAAAAATTATTATAGCTTCGGGACTTGGTCTTCTCGGTATTACTGCTCCGGAGAAAATGTAG
- a CDS encoding biotin/lipoyl-binding protein, producing MFEVVVPDLGADVEKAKISFWHYDEGDKVEKNDDVVELATDKATFNVPAPESGIIAELCVKEGDEVEVGEVIAFIDEEAEELELVEEDEEEDTKF from the coding sequence ATGTTTGAAGTCGTTGTCCCGGATCTGGGCGCTGATGTTGAGAAAGCAAAGATATCGTTCTGGCATTATGATGAGGGTGATAAGGTGGAAAAGAACGATGACGTTGTGGAATTAGCCACAGATAAAGCCACATTTAACGTTCCGGCCCCCGAATCGGGTATAATAGCAGAGTTATGTGTTAAAGAAGGAGATGAAGTGGAGGTGGGGGAAGTTATAGCTTTTATAGATGAAGAAGCCGAGGAACTTGAACTTGTTGAAGAGGATGAAGAAGAAGATACAAAATTCTGA
- the nadD gene encoding nicotinate-nucleotide adenylyltransferase, with product MKTGIFGGSFDPVHNGHIEIARKAKSLFSLDRIYFVPCYIQPIKGQPASDAEDRVAMLDIAVKNIKGFSVCMREIEKKDVSYTIDTLRYIKAENTNEKLFFILGADSLSGIMSWREPGSFSDLCEFIVYPRKGSDSGKIGDALVKIPGLRVNFMDGGEINISSSVIRRRISEGKIDEISCLDEDVKKYIKERRLYSIEKNGFKGNC from the coding sequence ATGAAAACAGGTATTTTCGGCGGTTCTTTCGACCCCGTTCATAACGGACATATTGAAATTGCAAGGAAAGCTAAGAGCCTGTTTTCGCTTGACAGGATTTATTTTGTTCCGTGTTATATCCAGCCTATAAAAGGCCAGCCGGCTTCCGATGCGGAAGATAGGGTTGCCATGCTTGATATCGCCGTCAAAAATATAAAAGGTTTCAGTGTGTGTATGCGCGAAATAGAAAAAAAAGATGTGTCTTACACGATTGATACATTAAGATATATTAAAGCCGAAAACACAAATGAAAAACTGTTTTTTATTTTAGGCGCTGATTCATTGAGCGGTATTATGTCGTGGAGAGAACCCGGGAGCTTTTCGGACCTGTGTGAATTTATCGTATATCCCAGGAAGGGGTCGGATTCAGGGAAGATCGGGGATGCGCTGGTTAAAATTCCGGGACTCAGAGTCAATTTTATGGATGGAGGCGAAATAAACATATCGTCGTCTGTTATCCGCAGGCGGATTTCCGAAGGGAAAATCGATGAGATATCATGCCTGGATGAAGATGTAAAAAAGTATATTAAGGAAAGGAGACTTTACAGCATTGAAAAAAACGGCTTTAAAGGGAACTGTTAG
- the lipB gene encoding lipoyl(octanoyl) transferase LipB encodes MKVKDFYDIDYEEMRDIQRKEVSEVISGGENRVLFPGFHHIMTTGRDFKKSDLLVTDNILNSLGIKVFAADRGGNITYHGPGQIVCYPVINLKYWKKDVNLFIRVIENVIIAVLAKTGIAAVKKKQLTGVWVKDKKIASIGIGFSKWVSYHGFSLNVEPGLYYFSIINPCGIRDAEYTSINKETGKNFSIELLKGYIIDELECCFNKAAALAY; translated from the coding sequence ATGAAGGTTAAGGATTTTTATGATATTGATTATGAGGAGATGCGCGATATACAGAGAAAGGAAGTCTCTGAAGTTATAAGCGGAGGCGAAAACAGAGTCCTTTTCCCTGGCTTTCATCATATAATGACAACGGGAAGGGATTTTAAAAAATCCGACCTTCTTGTGACGGATAATATTTTAAATTCGTTGGGGATTAAGGTTTTTGCGGCTGACAGAGGGGGGAATATAACCTATCACGGACCGGGTCAGATTGTCTGTTATCCTGTCATCAATCTGAAATACTGGAAAAAAGATGTAAACTTGTTTATCCGCGTTATAGAAAATGTAATTATAGCGGTGTTGGCTAAGACAGGAATTGCCGCAGTTAAAAAAAAACAGTTGACAGGCGTCTGGGTTAAAGATAAAAAAATAGCATCGATTGGGATAGGTTTTTCGAAGTGGGTGTCGTATCATGGTTTTTCATTGAACGTTGAACCCGGGCTGTATTATTTCTCAATTATAAATCCGTGCGGAATCAGGGATGCGGAATATACGTCAATAAATAAGGAAACGGGGAAGAACTTCAGCATTGAATTATTAAAGGGTTATATTATCGATGAGCTCGAATGCTGTTTCAACAAGGCTGCCGCCCTGGCTTATTAA
- the lipA gene encoding lipoyl synthase, whose product MSSNAVSTRLPPWLIKKIYRNEISLETKEILRSLKLNTVCESARCPNMWECFSKRRATFMILGDICTRNCAFCSVKKGLPDLPEKSEPANIAEAVGRLDLKHVVITSVTRDDLEDGGADHFARTVSMIKKMHSDVVVEVLTPDFQGDVDCIRQVAESGPDIFNHNIETISRLYKQVRPQADYSRSLNLLKFIKDNYPGIYTKSGLMAGLGENRYELEATFDDLIAHSCDILTIGQYLSPSRNNIPVAEYIHPDEFKYLEKVAFEKGFLYVMSGPFVRSSYNADQVFSKNNGKKEV is encoded by the coding sequence ATGAGCTCGAATGCTGTTTCAACAAGGCTGCCGCCCTGGCTTATTAAGAAAATATACCGGAATGAAATATCTCTTGAGACCAAAGAGATATTAAGGTCGCTTAAATTAAACACTGTCTGTGAAAGCGCGCGCTGTCCGAACATGTGGGAATGTTTTTCAAAGCGCCGCGCTACCTTTATGATCCTTGGGGATATTTGCACCAGAAACTGCGCTTTCTGTTCAGTAAAAAAAGGATTGCCCGACCTCCCCGAAAAATCAGAACCCGCGAATATAGCCGAAGCGGTGGGCAGGTTGGATTTAAAACATGTGGTCATAACATCTGTTACCAGAGATGATCTGGAAGATGGCGGGGCAGATCACTTTGCCCGGACGGTTTCTATGATTAAAAAGATGCATTCCGATGTTGTGGTCGAAGTTTTGACGCCGGATTTTCAAGGTGACGTAGACTGCATAAGGCAGGTTGCCGAATCCGGGCCGGACATATTCAACCATAATATTGAAACAATAAGCAGGTTATATAAACAGGTAAGGCCTCAGGCTGATTACTCCAGGTCATTAAATCTCCTGAAGTTCATCAAGGATAATTATCCCGGTATATACACAAAATCGGGTTTGATGGCAGGCCTTGGAGAAAACAGGTATGAACTTGAGGCAACTTTCGATGACCTTATAGCGCATAGTTGCGATATCCTTACGATAGGGCAATATCTTTCTCCTTCCAGGAACAATATTCCCGTTGCCGAATATATCCATCCTGACGAATTTAAGTATCTGGAAAAGGTTGCTTTTGAAAAAGGTTTTTTGTATGTTATGTCCGGTCCGTTTGTGCGCAGTTCTTACAACGCGGATCAGGTATTCAGTAAAAATAACGGTAAAAAGGAGGTATAA